The following proteins are co-located in the Gloeocapsa sp. PCC 7428 genome:
- a CDS encoding AraC family transcriptional regulator — MTLILSLTELLELYEQHAQNQTHNVLIDEFESFSKLPKCLGEGYQREIDIAPGVGLVIFNNKYDRDVVLKVPIHDHLVQFSVLSSGLIHHDAVYPVLGGKCTYLSGSGVSPAYVARYQKSQHIVGVSIEIEPQLLQQFLVGSAHSHLELFIKDNDWKESFFPEVTPAMQVVVQQILNCPYQRVTKRLYLQGKVFELLAMQLNPILAEWSQLQPSPRLKPDTIEKLYHARDILTRQLENPPSLLELAQQVGISDRTLRRGFQKLFGTTVFGYLTYQRMKRSEQLLLDSDRTIAEVANMVGYCHLGHFAAAFKRHFGITPSEVGRRTIRGLSRE, encoded by the coding sequence ATGACTCTCATCCTTTCTCTAACTGAGTTGCTTGAATTGTATGAACAACACGCTCAAAATCAAACGCATAATGTCTTGATTGATGAATTTGAGTCGTTCTCGAAATTACCTAAGTGCTTAGGTGAGGGGTATCAACGCGAAATTGATATTGCCCCTGGAGTTGGGTTAGTCATTTTCAACAACAAATACGATCGTGACGTGGTGCTTAAAGTCCCCATACATGACCATTTAGTACAATTTTCTGTGCTGTCATCAGGGTTGATTCATCACGACGCAGTTTATCCGGTTCTAGGTGGAAAATGCACGTATTTATCTGGTAGTGGCGTATCACCTGCTTACGTTGCACGATATCAAAAGTCACAACATATTGTAGGTGTAAGTATTGAGATTGAACCTCAGTTGCTACAACAATTTCTTGTAGGATCTGCGCATTCTCACTTAGAGTTATTTATCAAAGACAATGATTGGAAGGAATCATTTTTTCCAGAAGTGACACCAGCAATGCAAGTTGTGGTGCAGCAAATTCTTAATTGTCCGTATCAAAGAGTCACAAAGCGGTTGTATCTTCAAGGAAAAGTGTTTGAACTCCTGGCAATGCAGCTAAACCCAATTTTGGCAGAATGGAGTCAACTTCAGCCTTCACCTCGGCTAAAGCCGGACACTATCGAGAAATTATATCACGCAAGAGACATTTTGACAAGACAATTAGAGAATCCCCCGTCGTTGTTAGAACTAGCGCAACAAGTGGGAATAAGTGACCGCACTCTCCGCCGTGGCTTCCAAAAATTATTTGGGACAACGGTATTTGGCTATTTAACCTATCAGCGGATGAAAAGATCCGAACAGCTTTTACTGGATAGCGATCGCACAATTGCCGAGGTAGCGAACATGGTAGGTTATTGTCATTTGGGACATTTTGCCGCTGCTTTCAAGCGCCATTTTGGAATCACACCTAGTGAAGTAGGTAGACGGACAATTCGCGGCTTGTCAAGGGAATAA
- a CDS encoding Uma2 family endonuclease produces MVQSTLITVDEFISQYCDSDRYELIDGELVKMEPTGPHEQVAAFIGRKFNVAIDRQDVNYFIPHRCLIKLLGTETAFRPDVIVLDKARLANEPLWQQEPVITLGTSIKLVVEVVSTNWQNDYARKVEDYAVLGVPEYWIVDYLGVGGREYIGKPKQPTITICTLSADEYQKQLFRSHDLLVSSVFPDLQLMAQDIFDAAQL; encoded by the coding sequence ATGGTTCAATCGACGCTAATTACTGTTGATGAGTTTATTTCGCAGTATTGTGATAGCGATCGCTATGAACTCATTGATGGAGAACTAGTTAAAATGGAGCCGACGGGACCACATGAACAAGTAGCAGCTTTTATTGGGCGAAAATTCAATGTGGCGATCGATCGTCAGGATGTTAATTATTTTATCCCGCATCGATGTTTGATCAAACTTTTAGGAACAGAAACAGCGTTTCGTCCTGATGTCATTGTATTAGATAAAGCTCGACTAGCAAATGAACCCTTGTGGCAACAAGAGCCTGTTATTACATTAGGAACATCAATCAAACTTGTCGTTGAAGTCGTTAGCACCAACTGGCAGAATGATTATGCCCGAAAGGTAGAAGATTACGCAGTGTTGGGTGTACCTGAGTATTGGATTGTAGACTATCTAGGTGTTGGTGGAAGAGAATACATCGGTAAACCAAAGCAACCTACAATCACGATTTGTACTTTGAGTGCAGATGAATATCAAAAACAACTATTCAGAAGTCACGATTTGCTCGTTTCCTCCGTGTTTCCTGATTTACAGCTGATGGCACAAGACATTTTTGACGCAGCACAGCTATAA
- a CDS encoding TonB-dependent receptor, producing MTGRFLCSVQRVVLWSIVVSSCIPDVLNLSPAWAEQLETTQTEQPATTVDEWMRQIAQVIAQISQVEVSATETGLEIVLQTATGQITVPTTSIVGNDLIADIPNAVLALPEGQFQQVNPSEEVALVSVFNLPDNQVRVVITGINAPPKVAIATEPQGLVMSVTPEAEEDTIEIVVTGEQNEGYNPSSAATATRTDTPLRDVPASIQVIPQQVIEDQGRLRLSDAVRNNAPGVTTSNSYAGTGQGEFIIRGFRQNYNFRNGFRDGKFGFIADLSNVEQIEVLRGPASVLFGQVQPGGIVNVVTKQPLNEPTYTVSFTGGQFSFYRPEIDFSAPLTDDGSLRYRLNVAYQNAGSFRDFVNEERLFIAPVLQWDMSENTTLTLDFSYLYNDPVFDRGVVALSDGSLPLPIDRFLGYPSLDDYYETQYRAGYRLEHRFNENWQIRNAFFFASILQTGLHTDFGGALVDDRFLPRDYLDSEYLNENFGLQTDLIGRFTTGSIEHQLLIGVDLNRITDHYQTRFATLPPIDIFNPNYDVAVPEVLEPDYFQTIFTDNLGLYVQDQITVIENLKLLVGGRLDFAWQDQNLFGEESTQSDTAFSPRVGVVYQPIEPISLYASFNQSFFPVIGRSRTNTAFEPERGTQYEIGIKADINNNLSATLAAFDITKRNVLTSDPIDSNFSIQVGEQRSQGVEFNIAGEILPGWNLIAGYAYTDARVIQDNRIPEGDFLSNVPENALNLWTTYEIQTGNLQGLGFGLGLFFVGERQGQLPNSNLQLPSYVRADAALFYRRENWRAAINIQNLFDIEYYEVAQNRTTIYPGAPFNIRATVSYDF from the coding sequence ATGACTGGGCGTTTTCTGTGTAGCGTGCAACGAGTTGTTTTGTGGTCGATTGTGGTATCGAGTTGCATTCCCGATGTGCTAAATTTATCGCCAGCTTGGGCAGAACAATTAGAAACGACTCAAACCGAACAACCTGCAACCACGGTTGATGAATGGATGAGGCAGATTGCGCAAGTTATTGCCCAGATTAGTCAAGTCGAAGTCAGCGCTACAGAAACAGGCTTAGAAATTGTATTACAAACTGCAACAGGTCAAATTACAGTTCCGACAACAAGTATTGTAGGCAACGATCTGATCGCAGATATTCCCAATGCCGTGTTAGCGTTGCCAGAGGGACAGTTTCAACAAGTCAATCCTAGCGAAGAAGTTGCCTTAGTCAGCGTTTTCAACTTACCAGATAACCAGGTTCGTGTGGTGATTACAGGAATTAATGCACCGCCAAAAGTGGCGATCGCAACCGAACCACAAGGCTTAGTCATGAGTGTCACTCCAGAAGCCGAGGAAGACACGATAGAAATCGTTGTCACAGGCGAACAAAACGAAGGTTATAACCCCTCTAGTGCAGCTACCGCAACGCGCACTGATACACCGTTACGCGACGTTCCAGCCTCGATTCAAGTGATTCCGCAACAAGTTATCGAAGATCAAGGTAGGCTTCGCTTATCCGATGCGGTACGCAATAATGCGCCAGGCGTAACAACCTCAAATAGCTATGCAGGGACAGGACAAGGTGAATTTATTATTCGAGGGTTTAGACAAAATTACAATTTTAGAAATGGTTTCCGTGATGGTAAGTTTGGTTTTATCGCCGACTTGTCTAACGTTGAACAAATTGAAGTGTTACGAGGACCTGCTTCAGTATTATTTGGACAGGTGCAACCTGGTGGTATTGTTAACGTTGTAACCAAACAACCATTAAATGAACCGACTTACACGGTTAGTTTCACAGGTGGACAGTTCAGCTTTTATCGTCCAGAAATTGATTTTTCTGCACCATTAACCGACGATGGCAGTTTACGCTATCGCCTGAATGTAGCGTATCAAAATGCAGGCAGTTTTCGCGATTTTGTCAACGAAGAACGCTTATTCATCGCGCCCGTCTTGCAATGGGACATGAGCGAAAATACAACTTTAACACTCGATTTCTCCTACCTGTACAACGATCCCGTGTTTGATCGCGGTGTGGTTGCGCTTAGTGATGGTTCTTTGCCATTACCAATCGATCGCTTTTTAGGCTATCCGTCGCTAGATGATTATTATGAAACGCAATATCGCGCGGGATATCGACTGGAACATCGCTTCAACGAAAACTGGCAAATTCGCAATGCGTTTTTCTTTGCTTCAATTTTGCAGACAGGATTACATACCGATTTTGGTGGCGCGTTAGTTGACGATCGCTTTCTTCCCAGAGATTATCTAGATAGCGAATATCTTAACGAAAATTTTGGCTTGCAAACTGACTTAATTGGTCGTTTTACAACAGGTTCCATTGAACATCAACTCTTAATAGGTGTCGATCTCAACCGCATCACCGATCACTATCAAACTCGTTTTGCTACCTTACCACCAATTGATATTTTCAACCCAAACTATGACGTTGCAGTACCAGAAGTTCTTGAACCTGATTATTTTCAAACCATTTTTACCGATAATCTCGGACTTTATGTACAAGATCAAATTACCGTAATAGAAAATTTAAAATTACTCGTAGGTGGAAGACTTGATTTTGCTTGGCAAGATCAAAATCTATTTGGTGAAGAATCAACGCAATCGGATACTGCATTTAGCCCGCGCGTGGGCGTTGTTTATCAACCGATTGAACCAATTTCGCTGTATGCTAGCTTCAACCAATCATTCTTTCCTGTAATTGGGCGATCGCGGACGAATACTGCATTTGAACCGGAACGCGGTACACAATATGAAATTGGGATTAAAGCAGATATCAACAATAATTTATCTGCCACACTCGCAGCTTTTGATATCACCAAACGCAACGTACTAACAAGCGATCCTATTGATTCAAATTTCTCAATTCAAGTAGGCGAACAACGCAGTCAAGGCGTTGAATTCAATATCGCTGGTGAAATTTTGCCAGGATGGAATCTTATCGCAGGTTATGCTTACACCGATGCGCGAGTTATCCAAGATAATCGCATTCCCGAAGGTGACTTTTTAAGCAATGTTCCCGAAAATGCCTTAAATCTATGGACAACATACGAAATTCAAACCGGAAACTTGCAAGGATTAGGATTTGGATTGGGGTTATTTTTTGTAGGCGAACGTCAAGGACAACTTCCTAATAGCAATTTACAGCTACCGAGTTACGTTCGTGCTGATGCTGCACTATTTTACCGCCGTGAGAACTGGAGGGCGGCAATCAATATTCAAAATCTGTTTGACATCGAATACTACGAAGTTGCTCAAAATAGAACCACAATTTATCCAGGCGCACCATTTAATATTCGGGCGACAGTCTCCTATGATTTTTAA
- a CDS encoding ABC transporter substrate-binding protein, translating into MQLQKFGVCLIPILIAACHLNQAPTTSYNTASTTQCRSINHEFGNTQICRQPQRIIAYDPGSLDLLLALGVEPVGYTGFSQVVPNSLKAGEAINEFGYLSDRITTSPTYIGNYSSPSLETILKLKPDLILITYSYGDRTQYDQFSKLAPTLALSGGDFPWQQRLLTLAQVLNREPQAQQVLARYQQKVAAAKAKLEPISRNNKVLLLYFARPDHLPISTDKIFAGALLQDLGFQLVIPQRTIDVDGVIRGVSLEVLPQLEADIIIVMAGGSEGIRKVKQLWNQNPLLQAVSNDVKLYFVDGYLWAFLDGPIAAEQIIDNVQELLLPTVDISMYLHQFNASR; encoded by the coding sequence ATGCAACTTCAAAAATTTGGTGTTTGTTTAATTCCTATTCTGATTGCAGCGTGTCATCTCAATCAAGCCCCTACAACAAGCTATAATACAGCCTCAACTACACAATGCCGCAGCATTAACCACGAGTTTGGTAATACGCAAATTTGCAGACAGCCGCAACGCATTATCGCCTACGATCCTGGATCGCTTGATTTACTTCTGGCGCTAGGTGTTGAACCTGTAGGCTACACAGGTTTTTCTCAAGTTGTTCCTAATTCTCTCAAAGCCGGAGAAGCGATCAATGAATTTGGTTATTTAAGCGATCGCATCACAACATCGCCAACTTACATCGGTAATTACAGCAGCCCTTCGCTAGAGACGATCCTCAAACTCAAACCTGATTTAATCTTAATCACTTATAGCTACGGCGATCGCACTCAATACGACCAATTTAGCAAACTTGCACCGACATTAGCATTATCTGGCGGTGATTTCCCTTGGCAACAACGCTTACTTACCCTCGCACAAGTGCTAAACCGCGAACCGCAAGCACAGCAGGTACTCGCACGATATCAACAAAAAGTTGCAGCAGCTAAAGCCAAGCTAGAACCCATCAGTCGCAATAACAAAGTACTGCTACTTTATTTCGCACGCCCCGATCACCTACCGATATCCACCGATAAAATCTTTGCAGGTGCATTACTTCAAGATTTAGGCTTTCAGCTTGTCATTCCCCAACGCACAATTGATGTTGATGGCGTGATTCGCGGCGTTTCGTTAGAAGTCTTACCGCAACTTGAAGCAGATATTATTATTGTCATGGCAGGCGGTTCCGAAGGGATACGCAAAGTCAAGCAGCTATGGAACCAAAATCCGCTTTTGCAAGCTGTAAGTAACGATGTAAAGCTTTATTTCGTAGATGGCTATCTCTGGGCATTTTTAGATGGACCAATTGCTGCTGAACAAATTATTGATAATGTTCAAGAATTGCTATTGCCAACAGTGGATATTTCTATGTACTTACACCAATTTAATGCATCAAGATAA
- a CDS encoding class I SAM-dependent methyltransferase, whose amino-acid sequence MVLRPNQRQKLDSSDDQQFYAYPRFVTHVDDGFIQQLTDLYRDRLKPNTRIFDMMSSWVSHLPEEIEFAHVEGHGLNEEELARNSRLNHYFVQNLNENPKFPLKDQDFDAVLNTVSVQYLQYPEAVFSEIHRVLKPGGVAIVSFSNRMFFQKAIEAWREGSEASRVELVKHYFESVPGFTSPEVIARQSNVPSFLQWLGAGGGDPFYAVIAYRE is encoded by the coding sequence ATGGTACTGCGACCTAACCAAAGACAAAAATTAGACAGTTCCGACGATCAACAGTTTTATGCCTATCCTCGGTTTGTAACTCATGTTGATGACGGATTTATTCAACAGCTGACAGATTTGTATCGAGATCGTCTCAAACCGAACACCCGTATCTTTGACATGATGAGCAGTTGGGTTTCGCATCTACCAGAAGAAATAGAATTTGCTCATGTTGAAGGACACGGACTCAATGAAGAGGAATTAGCACGAAATTCACGATTGAATCATTATTTTGTGCAAAATCTCAACGAAAATCCCAAGTTTCCGCTCAAAGACCAAGATTTTGATGCAGTACTTAACACAGTATCAGTACAATATCTACAATATCCCGAAGCCGTATTTTCTGAAATTCACCGCGTTCTCAAGCCTGGTGGAGTTGCGATTGTCAGCTTTTCCAACCGGATGTTTTTTCAAAAAGCGATCGAAGCATGGCGCGAAGGTTCAGAAGCTAGCCGCGTTGAGTTAGTCAAGCATTACTTTGAGTCAGTACCAGGATTTACGTCTCCCGAAGTGATTGCACGTCAATCAAATGTACCAAGTTTCTTGCAATGGTTAGGTGCTGGCGGGGGAGATCCCTTTTATGCTGTAATTGCTTACCGTGAATAA
- a CDS encoding Uma2 family endonuclease: MSEITLKELGVVLPPTQDELPCDDGIPMETQRHKVQMNLLINSLLPWLDKRSDGYASGNMFVYFSLAQVRNQDFRGPDFFAVLGVPKKERKSWVVWEEGKAPDVVIELLSESTAQADKNEKKLIYQNQLRVPEYFWFDPFNPDDWAGFYLQHGVYQPITFNAQNQLVSQSLGLALQHWHGTYEGVEATWLRWATLEGELLPTFEEQERQRAEQEHQRAEQERQRAEQAESLLQQTIRNLLQEGITIEQVARLTGLSQVQVEQFR; the protein is encoded by the coding sequence ATGTCAGAAATTACCCTTAAAGAATTAGGTGTGGTATTGCCCCCTACTCAAGACGAATTGCCTTGCGATGACGGTATTCCGATGGAAACCCAACGGCATAAAGTTCAAATGAATTTACTCATTAATAGCTTATTGCCTTGGCTAGACAAGCGATCGGATGGATACGCAAGTGGCAATATGTTTGTCTATTTTAGTCTGGCGCAAGTACGCAATCAAGACTTTAGAGGACCAGACTTTTTTGCGGTGTTAGGAGTACCGAAAAAGGAACGCAAAAGTTGGGTAGTGTGGGAAGAAGGAAAAGCACCAGATGTCGTGATTGAATTGCTTTCTGAGAGTACTGCACAAGCAGATAAAAATGAAAAGAAGCTCATCTATCAAAACCAACTACGCGTACCAGAATATTTTTGGTTTGATCCATTCAACCCTGATGACTGGGCAGGATTCTACTTACAGCATGGAGTTTATCAGCCGATAACATTTAATGCTCAAAACCAATTAGTCAGCCAGTCTCTGGGTTTAGCACTGCAACATTGGCATGGTACATACGAAGGTGTAGAAGCAACTTGGTTACGCTGGGCAACTTTAGAGGGAGAATTGTTACCCACTTTTGAAGAACAAGAACGTCAACGCGCTGAACAAGAACATCAACGCGCTGAACAAGAACGCCAACGCGCTGAACAAGCGGAGTCTTTATTACAACAGACTATTCGGAACCTTTTACAAGAAGGCATAACGATAGAACAAGTAGCCAGACTAACAGGTTTATCGCAGGTACAAGTAGAGCAATTTAGGTGA
- a CDS encoding 3'(2'),5'-bisphosphate nucleotidase CysQ gives MKDLEEILAIARSVGWGASYLLRSYYQADINEGNLEIKDKKDGPVTSADLAVNHYILDKLKSSLGDEDFAYMSEETYKALSPEYFNKPWVWIIDPLDGTRDFIDKTGEYAIHLALVKDKRPVLAIVACPELEKLYYAKLGGGTFAETRDGGVKPIKVSDRNQAEDLTLVVSRTHRDQRFNQLLEHLPCKKQKFVGSVGCKIATIIEQEADVYISLSGKSAPKDWDMAAPELILTEAGGQFTHFNGDPLQYNTGDVNQWGGLMASNGHCHAQLCQEAERILAQIDG, from the coding sequence ATGAAGGATCTAGAGGAAATTTTAGCGATCGCGCGTTCCGTAGGTTGGGGAGCATCGTATTTGTTACGCTCTTATTACCAAGCGGATATTAATGAAGGTAATCTGGAAATTAAAGACAAAAAAGATGGTCCTGTAACTTCAGCAGATCTTGCGGTTAATCACTATATTTTAGATAAACTCAAGAGTAGCTTAGGAGATGAAGACTTTGCTTACATGAGCGAAGAAACTTATAAGGCGCTATCTCCTGAGTATTTTAATAAACCTTGGGTTTGGATTATTGATCCTTTAGATGGAACGCGAGACTTTATTGACAAAACTGGCGAATATGCAATTCATCTTGCTTTAGTTAAAGATAAACGCCCTGTGCTGGCAATTGTTGCGTGTCCAGAGTTAGAAAAACTTTACTATGCAAAACTTGGTGGTGGTACTTTTGCCGAAACGCGTGATGGTGGAGTTAAGCCGATTAAAGTTTCAGATCGCAACCAAGCTGAAGATTTAACTTTAGTTGTGAGTCGCACACACCGCGATCAGCGCTTCAATCAATTATTAGAACATCTTCCCTGCAAGAAACAAAAATTTGTCGGTAGTGTCGGCTGCAAAATTGCCACAATTATTGAACAAGAAGCAGATGTCTACATATCTCTTTCTGGAAAATCTGCACCGAAAGATTGGGATATGGCTGCACCAGAATTGATTCTCACCGAAGCTGGCGGACAATTTACGCACTTTAACGGCGATCCTTTGCAATACAACACCGGAGATGTGAATCAGTGGGGTGGTTTAATGGCAAGTAACGGTCATTGTCACGCGCAACTGTGTCAAGAAGCCGAAAGAATTCTAGCGCAGATAGACGGTTAA
- a CDS encoding Uma2 family endonuclease, protein MTLATPQYPTRDITDTSQEVGVSINSLEEFITCPVDNAEWVDGRVIEKTGMTVKHGVIQGRLSYYWRSYVMSNGLGGEPCTEAPCRTTKQVRRPDVAYITPELLAQFGQPATFSQSFPLIAEIASPTDLAEELFAKAKEYLASGCAEVWLVFPEAQWILTLTQNQHLWFTADEVVSTQVVLAGFSIPVQELLA, encoded by the coding sequence ATGACACTCGCTACACCACAATACCCTACTAGAGATATTACTGATACATCACAAGAAGTCGGTGTTTCAATTAATTCATTGGAAGAGTTCATAACTTGTCCTGTAGATAATGCAGAATGGGTAGATGGGCGGGTAATAGAAAAAACAGGAATGACGGTTAAACACGGCGTAATTCAAGGAAGACTATCTTACTACTGGAGAAGTTACGTGATGTCCAATGGACTAGGTGGGGAACCTTGTACAGAAGCACCGTGTCGCACTACCAAGCAAGTCCGTCGTCCTGATGTAGCTTATATTACTCCTGAATTACTCGCTCAATTTGGTCAACCTGCAACTTTTTCGCAAAGTTTTCCTTTAATTGCTGAAATTGCTTCGCCGACAGATTTGGCGGAAGAGTTATTTGCTAAAGCTAAAGAATATTTAGCGTCAGGTTGTGCAGAAGTATGGTTAGTATTTCCTGAAGCACAATGGATATTAACTTTGACTCAAAATCAGCATTTGTGGTTTACAGCCGATGAAGTCGTCAGCACTCAAGTTGTGTTGGCAGGTTTTAGTATTCCTGTACAGGAACTTTTAGCTTAG
- a CDS encoding sugar kinase gives MRQKSILGLFIGLITIDFIYQAKSVPRSNQKIVATDYAVAAGGPATNAAVAFSYWNRAKLTGVIGSHSLRNLIVADLETYQVIIEDLNPTQLEPPPVSSIIVTETTGERAVVSINAVKTQVTRDRIPEDILQGVDIVLIDGHQMAVGSAIAQQAKANHIPVVIDGGSWKPGFETVLPFVDYAVCSANFHPPGCKNTTEVFAYLTDIGIPHIAITQGENPIQYHVNGKYNSIAVPEVKAVDTLGAGDIFHGAFCHYILQASFPDALAAAARIAASSCEFFGTRRWMQQ, from the coding sequence ATGCGTCAGAAATCTATCTTAGGGCTATTTATTGGATTAATCACGATAGATTTCATTTATCAAGCAAAATCTGTTCCCCGTAGTAATCAAAAAATAGTAGCAACTGATTATGCTGTAGCTGCTGGTGGTCCTGCGACAAATGCTGCGGTCGCGTTTAGTTATTGGAATCGCGCAAAACTAACAGGTGTAATAGGTTCGCATTCACTCCGAAACTTGATCGTCGCAGATTTAGAAACTTATCAAGTCATAATAGAAGATTTAAATCCTACACAACTAGAACCGCCACCAGTATCCTCGATTATTGTTACAGAAACAACAGGAGAACGAGCAGTTGTTTCAATAAACGCGGTAAAAACTCAAGTGACTCGCGATCGCATTCCTGAAGATATTTTACAAGGAGTCGATATTGTTTTAATTGACGGACATCAAATGGCAGTTGGAAGTGCGATCGCCCAACAAGCTAAAGCAAATCATATTCCTGTTGTCATCGATGGTGGAAGTTGGAAACCTGGATTTGAAACCGTCTTACCGTTTGTAGATTATGCGGTGTGTTCGGCAAATTTTCATCCACCAGGCTGCAAAAACACAACAGAAGTATTTGCATATCTTACCGATATTGGTATTCCCCACATTGCCATCACTCAAGGAGAAAACCCAATTCAATACCACGTGAATGGTAAGTATAATAGCATCGCAGTTCCTGAAGTCAAAGCTGTTGACACCCTAGGGGCTGGTGATATTTTTCACGGTGCTTTTTGTCATTATATTCTGCAAGCTAGCTTTCCTGACGCTTTAGCCGCTGCTGCGCGTATTGCTGCTTCTTCTTGCGAATTTTTTGGTACGCGAAGATGGATGCAACAATAA
- a CDS encoding S-layer homology domain-containing protein yields MSSLVVGLGVITSGFTLTSPKPAVAQYPYQSTLFYDLQGNWANSCIVKLANQGIINGYPDGSFRPMMYINRAEFAAIVGKAFPQIPRTRRRVEFRDVHVYDWAHHHIAEAYQRNFLSGYPGRVFKPNQRITRSQVLVALASGLNYVPSRNVASTLKTNFADANKIPRYAQSKIAAATERSIVVNYPDVRFLHPNKQATRAEVAAFLCQALATPSEASVIPQQYIVNNPIPLTAQFPY; encoded by the coding sequence TTGTCCAGCTTAGTGGTTGGGCTAGGAGTAATAACAAGTGGATTCACACTGACATCGCCAAAACCTGCTGTAGCTCAATATCCTTATCAATCTACTTTATTTTACGATCTCCAAGGAAATTGGGCGAATTCTTGTATCGTCAAATTAGCCAATCAAGGAATTATAAATGGTTATCCTGATGGTAGCTTTCGCCCAATGATGTATATTAATCGTGCTGAATTTGCAGCAATAGTAGGCAAAGCTTTTCCTCAAATTCCTCGGACACGCAGGCGAGTAGAATTTAGAGATGTTCACGTATATGACTGGGCACATCATCATATTGCCGAAGCGTATCAAAGAAACTTTTTATCAGGTTATCCAGGAAGAGTATTCAAACCAAATCAACGAATCACTCGTTCTCAAGTTTTAGTTGCTTTAGCGAGTGGATTGAATTATGTTCCTAGCAGAAATGTTGCCTCTACATTGAAAACAAATTTTGCCGATGCTAACAAAATTCCTCGGTACGCCCAAAGCAAAATAGCAGCAGCAACCGAAAGAAGTATTGTTGTTAATTACCCTGATGTGAGGTTTCTACATCCTAATAAGCAAGCAACACGCGCAGAAGTAGCAGCATTCTTGTGTCAAGCTTTAGCAACTCCTAGCGAAGCGTCTGTCATTCCGCAGCAGTATATAGTGAATAATCCAATTCCATTAACGGCTCAGTTTCCGTACTAA
- the rsmI gene encoding 16S rRNA (cytidine(1402)-2'-O)-methyltransferase yields the protein MQAAETGILYVVGTPIGNLEDITFRAVRILQSVDLIAAEDTRHTGKLLQHFQIATPQLSYHEHNRHSRVPELVQKLSEGKAIALVTDAGMPGISDPGYELVKACIAANISIVPIPGASAVITALCAAGLPTDRFVFEGFLPAKGKERQQRQAALETESRTMIFYESPHRLRQTLQDFANCFGQDRQIVLARELTKLYEEFWRGSIADAIAHYNQREPQGEYTLVVAGVPPSKLHLTEAEIKAELQKIMAQGISRSQASRQLAKEISLSRSQIYQIALALPNLSPSADDSD from the coding sequence ATGCAGGCAGCAGAAACCGGAATACTTTATGTAGTAGGGACACCTATCGGTAACTTGGAGGATATCACCTTCCGCGCAGTGCGGATTTTGCAATCTGTAGACTTAATTGCAGCAGAAGACACAAGACATACAGGAAAGTTGTTACAACATTTTCAAATTGCGACACCGCAGCTAAGTTATCACGAACACAATCGTCACAGTCGCGTTCCTGAATTGGTGCAGAAGTTGAGTGAAGGAAAAGCGATCGCACTTGTTACAGATGCGGGAATGCCTGGAATTTCCGATCCTGGTTATGAACTTGTGAAAGCGTGTATTGCTGCAAATATTTCCATTGTCCCTATTCCTGGTGCGAGTGCAGTGATTACCGCATTGTGTGCAGCAGGATTACCGACAGATCGATTTGTGTTTGAAGGTTTTTTACCTGCTAAAGGAAAAGAACGGCAGCAGCGCCAAGCAGCTTTAGAAACCGAATCGCGGACAATGATTTTTTATGAATCGCCGCATCGCTTGCGACAGACGCTGCAAGATTTCGCGAACTGTTTTGGACAAGATCGGCAAATTGTCTTAGCGCGCGAGTTAACTAAATTATACGAAGAATTTTGGCGCGGAAGTATTGCGGATGCGATCGCGCACTACAACCAACGCGAACCGCAAGGCGAATACACGCTTGTTGTTGCGGGAGTTCCACCGAGTAAACTCCATTTAACTGAAGCAGAAATTAAAGCGGAGTTACAAAAAATCATGGCGCAGGGGATATCGCGATCGCAAGCGAGTCGTCAGTTAGCAAAAGAAATTTCGCTTTCGCGCAGTCAAATTTACCAAATCGCTTTGGCGCTACCAAATTTATCTCCTTCGGCAGATGACAGCGATTAA